Below is a window of Undibacterium sp. YM2 DNA.
CGGGCTACGGCCAGTGTTAACTGGTCTGGCGGTATGCCGCGGCCATTGTCGGTGATGGCAATGCGCTTGACGCCGCCTTCTTCAAGACGGATGACAACATTGCTGGCACCGGCATCGAGGGCGTTTTCCAGCACTTCCTTGACGACGGCAGAAGGCCGTTCCACGACTTCGCCAGCGGCGATCTGTGAGATCAGGTTGTCGGGCAGTGCCTGTATGGGGCGATGGGTAGCAGGGTTCGAATTCATGCCATGATTATACCTGTCAGGCGTCTCAGACATTGCCGTCTGGTGTATGATTGCGGCGGCTTTATGTACAGACTATCTAGACCCTGGGACAATAATGGATTTTATGCAACTCCTCGACGTGATCTTGCATGTCGATAAAATGCTGGGCACTTTCGTTACGCAGTATGGCGCACTGGTGTATGTCATTTTGTTTGCCATCGTATTTTGTGAGACGGCTTTTGTTGTTTTCCCTTTCCTGCCAGGGGATTCGCTGTTGTTCATTGCCGGTGCGCTGTGCGCCGCGCCCGATGCCCCCATCAATGTCTGGGTGCTGATCGCCTTGCTGGTGATTGCCTCCATCACTGGTAACTCCATCAATTACTGGATAGGCAGCCTGCTAGGGCACAAGGTCATGGAAAAAGATTTCCGCTGGATAGACCGCAATGCCTTGATGAAAACGCATATGTTTTATGAAAAACATGGCGGCAAGACGGTGGTGCTGGCACGTTTTATCCCTCTGGTGCGTACCTTTGCACCTTTTGTGGCAGGTTTTTCCGAGATGACGCACAAGACTTTCCAGCTCTACAATGTGCTGGGTGCCCTGCTGTGGGTGTTCAGCGTGGTGCTTGCTGGTTATTATTTTGGCAATATCCCTATTCTGCGTGACCATTTGAATACGGTAGTCTTGGTTGGCGTTGGTGCTGCAGTCATCCCGGTCGTGCTGGGTGGCCTGTGGCGACTCTTCAGGGGCAAACGCAAACCTTCTTGAAAGCGGGTTCTTATCTTGAAGCCCCGGCAGACTTCATCCACGGTTATCTGGTTGCAAGCCAGTGCACCAGCCAAGCCTGCCCTGGGTCAGTCTTGCAATGGTTGTGGGGTGTGCTGCGCGGCTGAGCCTTGCCCGGTGGCGCGGGTGTTCTTATTGCAATTTCGTGGCAGTTGCCAGGCGCTGGAGTGGCATGCGGATGTGCAGCAATATCGCTGCGGGATGTTAGTGCAGCCTGCGAATTATGTGCGTTTGCTGCCGATTTCGTGGCAGTGCTGGTTTGCGAGACGGGTAAAGCGCTGGATAGCGGCGGGTACGGCTTGTGATTCGGATGCCAGTGTGGGTGGGTAATATTATGGATTGGGCCATGTTGTTGGACTGCGGATTGTAGCTTGGGCTACGGGATATCAGCCCAACACTCGGCTTCCACAAACGCATACGATTATTTAATCGCCCAGTGTTGGGCTGGTGAAGCGTAGCC
It encodes the following:
- a CDS encoding DedA family protein → MDFMQLLDVILHVDKMLGTFVTQYGALVYVILFAIVFCETAFVVFPFLPGDSLLFIAGALCAAPDAPINVWVLIALLVIASITGNSINYWIGSLLGHKVMEKDFRWIDRNALMKTHMFYEKHGGKTVVLARFIPLVRTFAPFVAGFSEMTHKTFQLYNVLGALLWVFSVVLAGYYFGNIPILRDHLNTVVLVGVGAAVIPVVLGGLWRLFRGKRKPS